A region from the Gammaproteobacteria bacterium genome encodes:
- the queG gene encoding epoxyqueuosine reductase encodes MEINDWTQLGVDIKAWGKTLGFQRIGITDIDLSRTEFYLIDWLTAGYHGEMNYMVRHGVRRARPAELVPGTQRIITAFMNYFPPATRTPEQILADQGAGYISRYTLGRDYHKVLRSRLERLAQRISAVIGPFEYRVFTDSGPVLEKALAEKAGLGWIGKHTNLITHAHGSWGFLGEIYTELPLTIDHPESSHCGRCTRCIDGCPTGAIIAPYLLDARRCLSYLTIELRGSIPTTLRHLLGNRIYGCDDCQLVCPWNRFSQPTQESDFLPRHGLEAPRLALLMVWSREEFLRCTEGSAIRRIGYEQFLRNVAVALGNAPRGDPEAVMALRSQTGHPSALVREHVLWALARHG; translated from the coding sequence ATGGAAATAAATGACTGGACCCAACTCGGCGTTGATATTAAAGCCTGGGGCAAAACGCTTGGATTCCAGCGGATAGGCATCACTGATATCGATCTTTCCCGGACTGAATTCTATCTAATCGATTGGCTGACCGCTGGTTATCATGGAGAAATGAATTATATGGTCCGCCATGGCGTTCGTCGTGCGCGTCCGGCGGAGCTAGTTCCAGGTACGCAGCGAATTATCACGGCGTTCATGAATTATTTTCCCCCGGCTACTCGTACCCCTGAACAAATCCTTGCCGACCAAGGTGCTGGATATATTTCTCGTTACACGCTGGGACGTGATTACCATAAAGTGTTACGTTCGCGTCTTGAGCGATTGGCGCAACGCATCTCTGCCGTGATCGGACCCTTCGAGTATCGAGTTTTTACCGACAGCGGTCCTGTGCTGGAAAAGGCACTGGCCGAAAAAGCGGGATTGGGCTGGATTGGTAAGCATACTAACCTTATTACACATGCCCACGGTTCATGGGGTTTTTTAGGCGAAATCTATACTGAATTGCCATTAACCATCGACCATCCTGAATCCTCACACTGTGGACGTTGTACCAGATGTATTGATGGCTGTCCAACCGGTGCGATTATTGCTCCTTATCTTTTAGATGCGCGACGTTGTCTTTCCTATCTGACCATTGAGTTACGTGGTTCCATTCCAACGACATTGCGTCACCTGCTTGGTAACCGAATTTATGGTTGTGATGATTGTCAACTCGTTTGTCCCTGGAACCGTTTTTCACAACCGACACAAGAATCTGATTTTTTACCGCGCCATGGACTAGAAGCTCCGCGTTTGGCGCTGCTCATGGTCTGGTCGCGGGAAGAATTTCTTCGCTGCACCGAGGGTTCAGCAATTCGACGTATTGGCTATGAACAATTCCTGCGCAACGTCGCAGTTGCCTTGGGTAATGCACCACGGGGAGACCCAGAGGCTGTCATGGCACTCCGCAGCCAGACCGGGCATCCATCGGCGTTGGTACGGGAACATGTACTATGGGCGTTGGCAAGACACGGATAG
- the pilB gene encoding Type IV pilus assembly ATPase PilB: MVINPTRPNRRLILEEALNDLVADNMIGHQAALDLLQTVTPKERAERHVLEIIADAKLHHAKFPKRVLTLEELTFWLARQAGLNYLRIDPLKINAPNIGDLVSTAYAARNRILPVEVTLERVVFATSEPYLIDWVDEIRPVIKRDIERVVANPVDIERYRKEFFGVSQSVKGATAGPDDAHWRGMHNLEALVELGKSATLDANDSHIVHIVDWLLQYAFDQRASDIHLEPRRDLGNIRFRIDGLMHQVYQVPAKVMAAVTSRIKILGRMDVAEKRRPQDGRVKTRAEGGRELDMRLSTMPTAFGEKLVIRIFNPEVLVKDFVTLGFGLQDIQHWKEIVGQPHGIILVTGPTGSGKTTTLYATLKTLATPQINVCTVEDPIEMVEPAFNQMQVQHNIGLDFASGIRTLMRQDPDIIMVGEIRDRETADMAVQASLTGHLVLSTLHTNDAPSAITRLLDIGVPHYLIKTTVIGIVAQRLVRILCTHCRKNNPTDAGLWTSLVTPWKLSIPTTLAAPCGCLECRNTGYHGRTGIYEILVLDQELRNLITPNFEEARLRHLAYRKGLNPLRISGAMKVLEGITSLEEIFQIVPIQTD; this comes from the coding sequence ATGGTAATTAATCCGACCCGACCAAATCGTCGATTAATACTTGAAGAAGCTCTTAACGACCTGGTCGCCGATAATATGATTGGCCATCAGGCGGCATTGGATTTATTGCAAACCGTGACTCCAAAAGAGCGTGCCGAACGTCATGTGCTGGAAATTATCGCCGATGCAAAATTGCATCATGCCAAGTTTCCCAAGCGTGTTTTGACTCTTGAAGAGCTGACCTTCTGGTTGGCCCGACAGGCTGGCCTAAATTACCTGCGTATTGATCCGCTCAAAATTAACGCACCCAATATTGGCGATCTGGTCAGCACTGCTTATGCCGCTAGAAATCGCATCCTACCAGTCGAGGTAACCCTAGAACGGGTTGTCTTCGCCACCTCCGAGCCGTACCTGATCGACTGGGTTGATGAGATTCGTCCGGTCATCAAGCGCGATATCGAACGAGTGGTCGCCAATCCAGTTGATATTGAACGCTACCGCAAGGAATTCTTTGGCGTATCGCAATCCGTGAAAGGAGCGACCGCCGGGCCGGACGACGCGCACTGGCGTGGCATGCATAACCTCGAAGCCTTAGTGGAGCTTGGCAAATCGGCAACTTTAGATGCTAATGACAGCCACATTGTTCACATTGTTGACTGGTTATTGCAATACGCTTTTGATCAACGCGCAAGCGACATCCACCTTGAGCCACGGCGCGATTTGGGCAATATCCGTTTTCGGATTGACGGACTGATGCACCAAGTCTATCAGGTGCCTGCCAAGGTGATGGCGGCAGTAACCAGTCGGATTAAAATCCTCGGGCGCATGGACGTGGCGGAGAAACGTCGTCCCCAAGACGGGCGCGTCAAAACCCGTGCCGAAGGCGGACGCGAGCTGGATATGCGTCTCTCGACCATGCCCACTGCATTCGGTGAAAAATTGGTCATCCGCATTTTCAACCCCGAAGTTCTGGTCAAGGACTTCGTTACCCTGGGATTTGGCCTGCAAGATATTCAACACTGGAAGGAGATCGTCGGACAACCGCACGGAATCATTTTAGTGACAGGTCCCACGGGATCAGGGAAAACCACGACGCTATACGCGACCCTCAAGACCCTGGCCACGCCACAGATTAATGTCTGCACGGTTGAGGATCCGATCGAAATGGTAGAACCCGCCTTCAACCAGATGCAGGTTCAACACAATATCGGGCTTGATTTTGCCAGCGGCATTCGCACTCTGATGCGCCAGGATCCGGACATCATCATGGTTGGCGAGATCCGCGACCGCGAAACCGCCGACATGGCGGTGCAGGCATCGCTCACTGGTCACCTGGTGCTGTCCACCCTACATACTAACGATGCTCCCTCGGCAATTACCCGACTTTTGGATATCGGAGTACCTCATTACTTAATCAAAACTACCGTGATTGGCATTGTCGCGCAACGCCTGGTGCGTATCCTATGCACCCATTGTCGCAAAAATAATCCGACCGATGCTGGCTTGTGGACTTCATTGGTTACGCCGTGGAAACTTTCCATTCCAACGACCCTAGCTGCTCCCTGTGGTTGTTTAGAATGCCGCAATACTGGCTATCATGGACGTACTGGCATTTATGAAATACTGGTGCTGGACCAGGAACTGCGCAATCTCATTACCCCTAATTTCGAGGAAGCCCGATTGCGCCACCTTGCCTATCGCAAGGGCCTCAATCCATTACGCATCAGCGGAGCAATGAAAGTGCTTGAAGGAATTACCAGCCTGGAAGAAATCTTTCAGATAGTTCCAATTCAAACCGATTGA
- a CDS encoding translocation and assembly module TamB, with the protein MVLIVRPDSGNAIATPVPPAKITLQAGDQVLAVDSTNEITHVQQPNVSRSFTLTWLKPRWLPFTVLSLLSLPLLLLLLVFFLLQIDLFRAPLLNWGQRTLQAQGIDIQLEGLRGIVPINFTLDRLTLADAKGIWLELTGLHLAWRPLELFRSRIHIDEFSLGALAMERWPLITEIEKSQKNESWLMKKPPVILVEKFIVPSITFSAALLGESVRLSLEGEASVNVKAGTRILLKLHRLDRKIATLSLLANFDTQEILEVNLVVEEKSDLIKHLVKLPITGGMELQLTGRGPLGQWPGNLKLRLPGIVELSTSLHVLMKKNKEIQFNGTFSPAVELIKPRIAALLDAPVPFGLDIRLDAPKPILRQLWMDIPMGRLEVHGENSSDFMIRFPIKTKTINFLPPAVSALLGANADLKANISTDENRRIHLEKLTVHGQALDFVATGDVFLKNDQIALRSELKLPQLKVLNSGAGIPVAGSLTANLNLAGWLREPDIQVALEGRGLKYGGQDLQDLHAKLNAKQLFSDLKGDLDVGLGPLSQTVGLHARFKRLNSQVAIQDLLLSAPATYLRGELNLDVVNLLLQGNLLGRVDNLGALHYWSGQEHLKGALDFAVTLTTPKTQSMDLRAHGTAISGEFGRVDEFKTDVVIANARALSGVDLHAEAKGIVRNEYRIKSVTVTAQGDARRLDLNTRINAESPSDTHLDLDAQLAWVGQQRRALLRNLDGAWKGKLFHLKMPLELTADARETRVNHLWLDFAGANLNAMARFGTREVAAEVMFDSLPLQLLTELSGTNLEGMGKAKLHLTGTRSDPRIQLEVEARDLKAFAVEGKKLPPVQVNATAELISGQFSADLGIAGLTENPVKINLALPLQLTLDPLNFHFDARAPLRGSLVGVADIGRLSRFFILDDQKLTGLAQATVRLDGNLGDPKLGGEIHVRNGHYENGLTGTLIKDLNLDIQLAGQSLTIAALNANDGGKGRLHAQGGVVLDHQRGDFRLDTQIDLDKATLMRSDNASATFSGHLALMGDRQGSEIKGNVNVIKSEIRLPERMTPDVPKLEVQETPVRGKRKVTPPQTVRNPSYPVKLNIKVDIPSRTFARGRGLDSEWRGQIEIAGLAQEPRATGQLWIQRGVFDFLDRRFKIQEGNIDFHGDYPPVPNINLKADVAGHDMLAILSVTGVATNPKVTLESQPSLPQDEILARLLFDREIKNISVLQALKLAMAVQTLAGRTGGRGLDLLGRTRDSLGLDTLDMDSKDSENKSVKAGKYLRENVYLEVESGLGNGASKARVEKEISRQLSVETSVDQDSNSSFGINWKVDY; encoded by the coding sequence ATGGTGCTTATCGTGCGCCCTGATTCCGGTAACGCCATCGCAACACCGGTACCACCTGCTAAAATAACGCTTCAAGCAGGCGACCAAGTATTAGCGGTGGACTCCACGAATGAAATTACCCATGTCCAGCAACCCAATGTGTCAAGATCCTTCACGTTAACGTGGTTAAAACCACGATGGTTGCCTTTCACTGTCCTGTCACTGTTATCTTTGCCGTTGCTCTTGTTGTTGCTGGTATTTTTCCTGTTGCAAATTGATTTATTCCGCGCACCTCTGTTGAATTGGGGTCAACGAACTCTTCAAGCTCAAGGGATCGATATCCAACTGGAAGGATTGCGCGGAATCGTACCTATCAATTTTACCTTAGATCGATTAACACTCGCCGACGCCAAAGGCATCTGGCTCGAACTCACGGGATTGCATCTGGCGTGGCGTCCACTAGAGTTATTCCGCAGTCGCATTCATATTGATGAATTCAGCTTGGGTGCGTTAGCCATGGAACGTTGGCCACTCATCACAGAGATCGAAAAATCACAAAAAAATGAATCATGGTTAATGAAAAAACCGCCGGTTATTTTGGTGGAAAAATTCATTGTGCCGTCTATTACCTTCAGTGCCGCATTGCTCGGTGAGAGTGTACGTTTGAGTTTAGAAGGAGAAGCCAGCGTTAATGTAAAAGCGGGAACACGGATATTATTGAAATTACACCGTCTGGATCGAAAAATCGCTACTCTTTCTCTGCTGGCGAATTTCGATACGCAGGAAATCTTGGAAGTCAATCTCGTCGTAGAGGAAAAAAGTGATTTAATTAAACATTTGGTAAAGCTACCAATTACTGGTGGAATGGAATTACAACTCACGGGCCGAGGTCCGCTTGGACAATGGCCTGGTAATTTGAAATTACGCTTACCAGGGATAGTCGAGTTAAGCACATCGCTGCATGTGCTTATGAAAAAAAATAAAGAAATTCAATTTAATGGAACTTTTTCACCCGCTGTTGAATTAATCAAGCCCCGAATTGCCGCATTGCTTGACGCGCCGGTTCCTTTCGGCCTTGATATCCGGCTGGACGCGCCAAAACCCATTCTTCGCCAATTATGGATGGATATTCCCATGGGACGACTAGAAGTGCATGGCGAAAACTCATCCGACTTCATGATACGCTTTCCAATTAAAACTAAAACAATAAATTTTTTACCACCGGCCGTCAGTGCGTTGCTTGGTGCTAATGCCGATCTAAAGGCAAATATCAGCACTGATGAAAATCGTCGCATTCATTTGGAAAAGTTAACTGTTCACGGGCAGGCGCTGGATTTTGTCGCCACGGGTGATGTTTTTTTGAAAAACGATCAAATTGCCTTACGCAGCGAGCTAAAATTACCGCAACTTAAAGTATTGAATAGTGGCGCGGGAATTCCCGTTGCAGGGAGTTTGACTGCTAATCTGAATCTCGCGGGTTGGTTGCGAGAACCAGATATCCAAGTGGCATTGGAGGGGCGAGGCTTGAAATATGGTGGGCAGGATTTGCAAGACCTCCACGCCAAACTCAATGCCAAGCAACTTTTTAGCGATCTCAAGGGGGATCTTGATGTCGGATTGGGGCCGTTATCTCAAACTGTGGGCCTTCACGCACGCTTCAAGCGATTAAATTCCCAAGTGGCGATTCAAGATTTATTGTTGAGTGCCCCGGCTACTTACTTACGTGGTGAACTTAATCTTGATGTAGTCAACTTGCTGCTTCAGGGCAATTTATTGGGACGGGTCGATAATCTTGGTGCCTTGCATTACTGGAGTGGACAGGAGCATCTCAAGGGTGCCCTGGATTTCGCTGTCACCTTGACCACACCAAAGACCCAGAGCATGGACCTGCGCGCACACGGTACGGCCATCAGCGGGGAATTTGGGCGCGTTGATGAGTTCAAAACTGACGTAGTTATCGCCAACGCGCGCGCGTTATCCGGGGTTGACTTACATGCCGAAGCTAAGGGAATCGTTCGCAACGAGTATCGCATCAAATCAGTAACGGTCACGGCTCAGGGAGACGCACGGCGCCTGGATCTGAATACCCGCATCAACGCCGAATCTCCTAGCGATACCCACCTTGACCTTGATGCTCAATTGGCTTGGGTAGGACAACAACGTCGCGCGCTGCTGCGCAATCTTGATGGAGCTTGGAAAGGTAAGCTGTTCCATTTGAAAATGCCGCTAGAATTGACCGCCGACGCCAGGGAAACACGTGTCAATCATTTATGGCTGGATTTTGCTGGTGCCAACCTTAACGCCATGGCCAGATTTGGAACGCGGGAAGTCGCAGCCGAGGTAATGTTTGACTCCCTCCCTTTGCAGCTATTGACCGAATTGAGTGGCACCAATCTTGAAGGCATGGGCAAGGCTAAATTGCATCTCACGGGCACTAGGTCTGACCCGCGCATCCAGCTCGAAGTCGAGGCGCGTGACCTGAAAGCGTTCGCTGTCGAGGGGAAAAAACTACCGCCGGTTCAAGTTAACGCTACTGCTGAATTGATTTCTGGCCAATTTTCCGCTGATCTTGGGATCGCCGGATTGACCGAGAATCCAGTAAAAATCAATTTGGCCCTTCCTCTGCAACTAACCCTCGATCCCCTTAATTTTCATTTCGATGCACGCGCACCGCTCAGGGGAAGCCTGGTTGGCGTAGCTGATATTGGTCGTCTGAGCCGTTTTTTCATCCTGGATGATCAAAAATTGACTGGACTCGCTCAGGCGACGGTACGCCTTGATGGCAATCTGGGAGATCCCAAGCTCGGGGGCGAAATCCATGTCCGCAATGGCCATTATGAGAACGGCCTCACTGGTACCCTAATTAAGGATCTTAATCTTGACATCCAGTTGGCGGGACAATCGCTCACCATCGCTGCGTTGAACGCTAATGATGGCGGTAAGGGGCGTCTCCATGCCCAAGGGGGCGTGGTGCTCGACCACCAGCGCGGCGATTTCCGCCTCGATACCCAAATCGATCTGGATAAAGCCACTTTAATGCGTAGTGATAACGCCTCCGCTACTTTTAGTGGTCATCTGGCGTTGATGGGCGATCGGCAAGGGAGTGAGATTAAGGGCAATGTGAACGTCATTAAATCTGAAATTCGCCTGCCAGAACGGATGACTCCAGATGTGCCTAAGCTGGAGGTGCAAGAAACGCCGGTGCGCGGCAAGAGAAAAGTAACACCGCCGCAGACTGTCAGGAACCCGAGTTACCCGGTCAAACTAAATATCAAGGTGGATATTCCCTCTCGCACCTTCGCACGGGGACGAGGATTAGATTCAGAGTGGCGCGGACAGATCGAGATCGCTGGCCTAGCGCAGGAACCACGAGCTACCGGTCAGCTATGGATACAACGCGGAGTATTTGATTTTTTGGATCGTCGTTTCAAAATTCAAGAGGGTAACATTGATTTTCATGGCGATTATCCACCCGTGCCCAACATTAACCTCAAGGCGGACGTTGCCGGGCACGACATGCTTGCCATTCTTTCAGTCACGGGCGTGGCTACCAATCCCAAGGTGACTCTGGAGAGTCAGCCGTCACTACCTCAAGATGAGATCCTGGCGAGATTGCTATTTGACAGAGAAATCAAAAATATTTCCGTTCTTCAGGCGCTCAAACTGGCGATGGCGGTTCAAACTCTCGCTGGCAGGACCGGCGGTCGTGGTCTGGATTTACTCGGTAGAACCCGTGATTCCCTGGGTCTCGATACCTTGGATATGGACAGCAAAGATTCAGAAAATAAATCGGTTAAGGCAGGAAAATACTTACGGGAAAATGTTTATCTGGAGGTGGAAAGCGGATTGGGCAATGGCGCCAGCAAGGCGCGGGTGGAAAAAGAGATCTCTCGTCAATTGTCGGTCGAAACCTCGGTTGATCAAGATTCTAATTCATCCTTCGGCATCAA